From the Flavobacterium galactosidilyticum genome, one window contains:
- a CDS encoding LamG-like jellyroll fold domain-containing protein — MKKTLLASLLLVMNLSYSQKGEEKEEDRAYELKHKSQAWFKEMKPGANYFKIKDKFDTYFGNHKWEESKPRELGETWIKQNIFYLDNKGLVQSPPPFDASRANIGLNNTFSGTTTKTIGSWSLLGPVNSATTNYSGKGNHGGYVFLNRIDPTNPQKMFVSFLMGGLWVTADGGTNWTLTDSNFPDEKYLDIDICTSSPNTVYALSSKQLIKSIDGGLNWTATTLTNASYTGTAFDIAVSPSDPNTVVARWGDKIYRTTDGGTTWTSIVSGLPNYYLVGDCSVNSEMLDWSTTNSSTVYFISTTNNNVSTVYRSTNSGQSFSVLSTITLDAAATGQVIGWAKLLLPSNNATSIYVAMGTGTDSYRHEAVQFYKLNASTGTQELKRVNMISGTFPDQVHHGDIAMDRNDESKLVFGAYSHKVNYYSTNNGATFTKSATEQHSDLRSIDMINGRVLIGSDGESVLSLDGGATNTTITNSISNHELWGFGSAFKTNLVAGGANHGPVMIKEAGNGFEWYNGTGADQGNTDVNPLDDRYIYSNGYSNYRYFRTGVHTLINESNFLDNGGIYAYFNSMEFHPNYYYSMITHHAGQYPTGNANLATWKNSLIKTEDNGNSIAIVKTFNSTVFREKICMTNPKYMYVIEGLTNNKLWRTSDAGVTWTNITPSLAASSNMTNMSDIAVSDVDPSQVWITYSGVQSVCKVLKTNNADTATPAWDNLTQPLLTNHPNTKIVFQRGSNGGVYVGNKSGIYYRNNAMPNWVMLGNGLPQTDVRFMFINYNENKLKIGTSRGAFEHELYEISPPKAQISASKSKISCSQVEKVQFKDYSTVRNASATWSWSFPGGTPATSTLENPEVSYANAPNGKYNASLTVTDAYGTDTQTIIGIVEVLNQCGTSTPETIPGKAANLKGATGQDYLDISNLSLSTNSMTFSCWIKPNGIQTDYSAVFMSQDSPNGFGMNFLGGNNTLGFHPKWWWSSGLIAPPGQWSHVAMVSNGTGVTLYVNGVASSFTGTIDTEAFTRVFLGTYGKGYNNRLANLEIDEVCLWNRALSTDEIRKWRHLTKSTAGDPILTGLVAYYQFNEDVGSISLNKVGNDYLTYKGSTYSHVSSTAPVFGGLSEKINVTSGGEKNFSTTGLSMTFPNSSLPNGDIWVSKSTINPDVAPDNLLNFNTYWAVNNYGSSQTFGALTALTFTDNVLNTSSNEASTYKLYKRNSNDFGATWGTALDTGDSRTGSGTSAAITFSNGLNVINLGQLVLSQNASSLSLEDHQVMAKKTPLLYPTPLKRDTPLKIQIQAEWNNATLLVYNNQGKLIANATLKEGINEILLNVPTGIYFSKIINGNNFFNTKLIVK; from the coding sequence ATGAAAAAAACACTACTAGCCTCGTTACTTTTAGTAATGAATTTATCCTATTCTCAAAAAGGAGAAGAAAAGGAGGAAGATAGGGCCTACGAATTAAAGCATAAAAGCCAAGCTTGGTTTAAGGAAATGAAACCAGGAGCAAATTATTTTAAAATTAAAGACAAATTTGATACCTATTTCGGTAACCATAAATGGGAAGAAAGCAAACCTAGGGAATTGGGCGAAACCTGGATTAAACAAAATATCTTTTATTTGGATAATAAGGGTTTGGTACAATCGCCGCCACCGTTTGATGCCTCAAGAGCGAATATTGGACTCAATAATACATTCTCGGGGACAACAACTAAAACCATTGGAAGCTGGAGTCTACTAGGACCTGTAAATAGTGCTACGACAAACTACTCTGGTAAAGGAAATCATGGTGGGTATGTGTTTCTCAATAGAATTGACCCTACCAATCCCCAAAAGATGTTTGTGTCATTTTTGATGGGAGGACTTTGGGTAACAGCAGATGGAGGAACCAATTGGACATTAACCGATTCTAATTTTCCAGATGAAAAGTATCTCGATATTGATATATGTACCAGCAGCCCAAATACGGTATATGCTTTGAGTAGTAAACAACTTATTAAATCTATAGACGGAGGATTGAACTGGACTGCTACAACATTAACCAATGCAAGTTATACGGGAACAGCTTTTGATATTGCTGTTTCTCCATCAGACCCAAATACAGTAGTTGCTAGATGGGGTGATAAAATATACAGAACAACCGATGGGGGAACCACTTGGACAAGTATCGTAAGCGGTTTGCCAAATTATTACCTAGTTGGTGATTGTTCTGTAAATAGTGAAATGCTGGATTGGAGTACTACAAACAGCTCGACTGTTTATTTTATTAGTACCACAAATAATAACGTTTCAACAGTTTACCGTTCTACTAATTCAGGACAAAGTTTTAGCGTTTTGTCAACTATAACTTTAGATGCCGCCGCCACAGGTCAGGTGATTGGTTGGGCTAAATTGTTGCTTCCGTCTAATAATGCGACTTCCATTTACGTTGCTATGGGAACTGGAACTGATTCCTATCGTCATGAGGCGGTACAGTTTTACAAACTAAATGCAAGCACGGGTACGCAAGAGTTGAAAAGGGTTAATATGATTTCTGGAACTTTTCCGGATCAGGTGCATCATGGAGATATTGCCATGGATAGAAATGATGAAAGTAAATTAGTTTTTGGGGCTTATAGTCATAAAGTTAATTATTATTCGACAAATAATGGAGCTACATTTACGAAGAGTGCAACCGAACAGCATTCAGACCTTCGATCTATTGATATGATAAACGGCAGGGTGTTGATAGGTTCAGATGGAGAATCTGTACTTTCTTTAGACGGAGGCGCTACAAATACTACTATCACAAACAGCATCAGTAATCATGAATTATGGGGCTTTGGTTCGGCTTTTAAAACAAATCTTGTAGCCGGAGGTGCCAATCATGGGCCGGTAATGATTAAAGAAGCGGGTAATGGATTTGAATGGTATAATGGAACCGGCGCAGATCAAGGAAATACTGACGTAAATCCGCTGGATGACCGGTATATTTACAGCAATGGATACAGCAATTACAGGTATTTTAGAACAGGAGTCCATACTTTAATCAACGAATCTAATTTTCTGGATAATGGAGGGATTTATGCCTATTTTAATTCAATGGAATTCCATCCTAATTATTACTATTCAATGATTACGCACCATGCAGGACAATATCCAACCGGAAACGCTAATCTGGCAACCTGGAAAAACTCACTTATAAAAACCGAAGACAACGGTAACAGTATTGCTATTGTTAAAACTTTTAATAGTACGGTTTTCAGGGAAAAAATATGCATGACCAACCCAAAATACATGTATGTTATTGAAGGATTAACTAACAATAAATTATGGCGTACTTCAGATGCTGGTGTAACTTGGACTAATATAACGCCCTCTCTTGCAGCTAGTAGTAATATGACAAACATGTCTGATATCGCCGTTAGTGATGTTGACCCAAGTCAGGTTTGGATTACTTACAGTGGCGTGCAATCAGTTTGTAAGGTGTTAAAAACCAATAATGCAGACACAGCCACTCCTGCATGGGACAATCTTACACAGCCCCTTTTAACAAACCATCCTAATACAAAAATTGTATTTCAAAGAGGTTCTAATGGAGGAGTATATGTAGGGAATAAAAGCGGTATTTATTATAGAAATAATGCTATGCCTAATTGGGTTATGCTTGGGAACGGATTACCGCAAACAGACGTTCGATTTATGTTTATTAATTATAATGAAAACAAGCTGAAAATAGGTACGTCAAGAGGTGCTTTTGAGCATGAATTATATGAAATTTCTCCACCAAAAGCACAAATTTCTGCGAGTAAAAGTAAAATAAGCTGTTCTCAGGTTGAGAAAGTACAGTTCAAAGACTATTCAACCGTTCGTAACGCAAGTGCTACTTGGTCATGGAGTTTTCCTGGAGGAACACCAGCAACATCAACACTTGAAAATCCTGAAGTTTCCTATGCCAATGCTCCAAATGGCAAATACAATGCTTCACTTACAGTAACAGACGCTTATGGAACCGATACCCAAACCATAATTGGAATTGTTGAGGTCTTGAACCAATGCGGAACCTCGACGCCAGAAACAATTCCTGGAAAAGCTGCAAATCTAAAGGGGGCAACGGGACAGGACTACCTGGATATTTCAAATCTAAGCCTCAGTACTAATTCTATGACATTCTCTTGCTGGATAAAACCAAACGGAATTCAAACTGATTACAGCGCTGTTTTTATGAGCCAAGATTCTCCAAATGGCTTTGGAATGAATTTTTTAGGCGGTAATAATACCCTTGGATTTCATCCTAAATGGTGGTGGAGTTCGGGATTAATTGCACCTCCAGGTCAATGGTCTCATGTTGCAATGGTTAGTAACGGTACAGGCGTAACCCTATACGTTAATGGTGTTGCGAGCAGTTTTACAGGAACTATTGATACAGAAGCTTTTACAAGAGTGTTTTTAGGTACTTATGGAAAAGGATACAACAATCGTCTTGCTAATTTAGAAATAGACGAAGTATGTTTATGGAACAGGGCTTTATCAACTGACGAAATCAGAAAATGGAGGCATTTAACCAAAAGCACTGCCGGAGATCCAATTCTAACAGGATTAGTGGCCTATTATCAGTTTAATGAAGACGTGGGTTCGATATCTTTAAACAAGGTTGGAAATGATTATTTAACATATAAAGGATCTACCTATAGCCATGTTAGTTCTACGGCTCCAGTATTTGGTGGTTTAAGTGAGAAAATAAACGTTACTTCGGGCGGAGAAAAAAACTTTTCCACAACAGGATTGTCTATGACTTTTCCTAATAGTTCACTGCCTAATGGGGATATTTGGGTTTCAAAATCGACTATAAATCCAGATGTTGCGCCAGATAATTTGTTGAATTTCAACACGTATTGGGCTGTGAATAATTATGGAAGCTCCCAAACATTTGGAGCACTGACAGCTTTGACTTTTACTGATAATGTGCTTAACACCTCGTCAAATGAGGCAAGTACCTATAAATTGTATAAAAGGAACAGCAATGATTTTGGTGCAACATGGGGAACTGCGTTGGACACTGGTGATTCCAGAACAGGATCAGGAACAAGTGCCGCAATTACTTTTTCTAATGGGCTTAATGTAATAAATCTGGGACAGTTGGTATTGAGTCAAAACGCCTCTAGTCTTTCACTGGAAGATCATCAAGTTATGGCTAAAAAAACGCCGTTACTATATCCAACCCCTTTAAAAAGAGACACTCCTTTAAAAATCCAAATACAAGCAGAATGGAACAATGCGACATTATTAGTTTATAATAATCAAGGAAAATTGATTGCAAATGCTACTCTAAAGGAGGGAATAAACGAGATTTTACTTAATGTTCCTACAGGTATTTACTTTTCAAAAATCATTAACGGAAATAATTTTTTTAACACCAAACTTATTGTAAAATAA